Proteins from one Primulina huaijiensis isolate GDHJ02 chromosome 18, ASM1229523v2, whole genome shotgun sequence genomic window:
- the LOC140963849 gene encoding putative phospholipid-transporting ATPase 9 yields MRTGRTKKINFSKIYSFKRGKEPSKDDHSQIGGPGFSRVVFCNESDGLESSSRNYVTNYVRTTKYTAASFLPKSLFEQFRRVANFYFLVTGILSFTSLAPYSAVSAIIPLIIVIGATMVKEGIEDWRRKQQDIEMNNRKVKVHKCDGVFHHTEWKNLKVGDIVKVEKDEFFPADLLLLSSSYEDAICYVETMNLDGETNLKLKQALEVTSYLNEDEDIKNFRSLIKCEDPNANLYSFVGSMEFQEQQYPLSPQQLLLRDSKLRNTDHIYGAVIFTGHDTKVIQNSTDPPSKRSKIEKKMDKIIYFLFGVLFLIAFIGSVYFGVVTKNDLKGGHYRWYLQPERADIFFDPDRAPAAAIYHFLTALLLYSYLIPISLYVSIEIVKVLQSMFINQDVNMYFEEADKPAHARTSNLNEELGQVDTILSDKTGTLTCNSMEFIKCSVAGTAYGYGVTEVEKAMAKKKGSPLKVNGKGLVDDPFGNTKKSTVKGFNFDDDRIMNGHWITEPYSDIIQKFFRLLAICHTAIPDIDEHRGNVTYEAESPDEAAFVVAAREIGFEFFKRTQTSVSVNELDLVSGKRVERSYKLLNIIEFNSTRKRMSVIVRDEEGKLLLLCKGADSVMFERLGKNGREFEEETIKHVNEYADAGLRTLILAYRELNEEEFEEFDKKFSEAKNSVSADRDALIDEVTEEIEKDLILLGATAVEDKLQLGVPECIDKLAQAGIKIWVLTGDKLETAINIGYACSLLRQGMKKIAITLENPEIVALEKVGDKNAIAKASKESVLKQITEGKSQVAASRSEAFALIIDGKSLAYALDDNAKKSFLELAMVCASVICCRSSPKQKALVTRLVKEGTNRTTLAIGDGANDVGMLQEADIGIGISGVEGMQAVMSSDIAIAQFRFLERLLLVHGHWCYRRISSMICYFFYKNVTFGFTVFLYEAYTSFSGQPAYNDWFLSLYNVFFTSLPVIAMGVFDQDVSARFCLKFPLLYQEGVQNLLFTWRRIIGWMLNGVCSAVIIFFFCKEALSLPAFKKNGKIAEYQIFGATMYTCVVWVVNCQMALAISYFTLIQHITIWGGIALWYLFLLAYGAIPPSISTTAYKVFVESLAPTPSFYVVTLFVVISTLIPYYSYNAIQMRFFPMFHGMIQWIRHEGHSDDPEFCDMVRQRSIRPTTVGFTARSLARTNPLEDRNQKQR; encoded by the exons ATGAGAACTGGTAGAACAAAGAAGATAAATTTCAGCAAGATCTACTCGTTTAAGCGCGGGAAAGAACCATCGAAAGATGACCATTCGCAGATAGGGGGGCCAGGTTTTTCAAGAGTTGTGTTTTGTAATGAATCTGATGGTTTAGAGTCCAGTTCAAGAAACTATGTGACAAATTATGTTAGGACAACAAAGTACACTGCTGCAAGTTTCTTGCCAAAGTCTCTCTTTGAACAGTTCAGAAGAGTGGCTAATTTTTACTTTCTTGTTACTGGTATATTGTCTTTCACTTCTCTTGCGCCTTATTCTGCTGTTAGTGCCATAATTCCTTTGATTATAGTTATTGGGGCAACTATGGTTAAAGAGGGGATTGAGGATTGGCGTCGAAAACAACAG GACATAGAGATGAACAACAGAAAAGTGAAGGTACATAAATGTGACGGAGTATTCCACCATACCGAATGGAAAAATCTGAAAGTCGGTGATATAGTTAAGGTGGAGAAGGATGAATTTTTTCCAGCAGATTTGCTTCTACTTTCATCGAGTTACGAAGATGCTATCTGCTATGTCGAGACTATGAATCTTGATGGCGAGACAAATTTAAAACTCAAACAAGCATTAGAAGTAACATCTTATTTAAATGAGGATGAGGACATCAAAAATTTCAGGTCTTTAATAAAATGTGAAGATCCTAATGCTAATTTGTATAGTTTTGTTGGAAGTATGGAGTTTCAAGAACAACAGTATCCTCTTTCTCCTCAACAGCTTCTACTCCGAGACTCAAAGCTTCGAAACACAGACCACATATATGGAGCTGTTATATTCACCGGTCATGACACAAAGGTTATACAGAACTCGACTGATCCTCCCTCGAAAAGAAGTAAAATTGAGAAGAAAATGGATAAGATCATCTACTTTTTGTTCGGTGTACTGTTCTTGATTGCTTTCATTGGATCGGTTTACTTTGGTGTTGTAACCAAAAATGACTTGAAAGGTGGACATTATAGGTGGTATCTCCAACCAGAACGTGCCGATATTTTCTTTGATCCAGATCGAGCCCCAGCTGCTGCTATATATCACTTTTTGACAGCCTTGTTACTGTACAGCTACTTAATTCCAATATCTTTATATGTGTCGATAGAAATTGTTAAAGTCCTTCAAAGCATGTTCATCAATCAAGATGTGAATATGTACTTTGAGGAAGCTGATAAACCAGCCCATGCCCGAACCTCGAATCTGAACGAAGAATTAGGCCAAGTTGACACGATACTTTCTGATAAGACAGGAACATTGACTTGTAATTCCATGGAGTTCATTAAGTGCTCGGTTGCTGGTACAGCTTATGGATATGGCGTCACAGAAGTCGAGAAGGCTATGGCTAAGAAAAAAGGGTCTCCTTTGAAAGTGAATGGAAAAGGGCTAGTCGACGATCCTTTTGGTAACACGAAAAAATCAACTGTCAAAGGTTTCAACTTTGATGATGATAGGATCATGAACGGACATTGGATAACTGAGCCTTATTCGGATATCATTCAGAAATTCTTTCGCTTACTGGCAATATGTCATACTGCCATCCCTGACATTGATGAACATAGGGGAAATGTCACATATGAAGCTGAATCACCAGACGAGGCGGCCTTTGTTGTCGCAGCTAGAGAAATTGGGTTTGAATTCTTCAAAAGGACACAGACGAGTGTCTCCGTAAATGAGCTGGATCTTGTATCTGGAAAAAGAGTCGAAAG GTCATACAAGCtgttaaatattatagaatTCAACAGTACAAGGAAGAGGATGTCCGTTATAGTAAGGGATGAAGAGGGAAAGCTTTTATTACTTTGCAAAGGCGCTGACAG TGTCATGTTTGAGAGGCTTGGAAAAAACGGAAGGGAGTTCGAAGAGGAAACCATAAAACATGTAAATGAATACGCGGATGCAGGTTTGAGGACCTTGATACTTGCGTATCGGGAACTTAATGAAGAAGAGTTTGAGGAGTTCGATAAAAAATTTTCCGAGGCCAAAAACTCGGTCAGTGCAGATCGTGATGCATTGATTGATGAAGTAACTGAAGAAATAGAGAAGGATTTGATTCTTCTTGGGGCGACAGCCGTTGAGGACAAGCTCCAACTAGGG GTTCCTGAGTGCATCGACAAGCTTGCACAAGCCGGCATAAAAATTTGGGTTTTGACGGGAGATAAACTTGAAACCGCCATTAATATTGG TTATGCCTGTAGCTTGCTCAGACAAGGAATGAAAAAAATTGCTATCACCTTGGAAAATCCAGAGATAGTTGCTCTAGAGAAAGTGGGGGACAAGAATGCAATTGCTAAG GCTTCAAAGGAAAGTGTCCTAAAACAGATTACTGAAGGAAAATCCCAAGTTGCTGCATCAAGGTCTGAGGCATTTGCATTGATTATTGATGGAAAATCTCTTGCCTATGCTTTAGATGATAATGCCAAAAAATCGTTTCTTGAACTTGCAATGGTCTGTGCTTCTGTAATATGCTGCCGATCTTCACCAAAACAGAAGGCACTG GTAACCAGACTTGTCAAAGAAGGAACCAATAGGACTACTCTGGCAATTGGTGACGGGGCGAATGATGTGGGAATGCTTCAAGAAGCAGATATTGGAATTGGAATCAGCGGTGTTGAGGGGATGCAG GCGGTCATGTCGAGTGATATTGCCATTGCTCAGTTTAGATTTCTCGAACGGTTGCTTTTGGTGCATGGACACTGGTGTTACAGAAGGATCTCTTCAATG ATTTGCTACTTCTTCTACAAGAATGTCACTTTCGGTTTCACTGTCTTTTTATATGAGGCTTACACTTCATTCTCTGGGCAACCTGCATACAATGACTGGTTTTTATCCCTCTACAACGTATTCTTCACATCATTACCTGTGATCGCGATGGGGGTATTTGACCAGGATGTATCTGCTAGATTTTGTCTGAAG TTTCCCTTGCTATACCAAGAAGGCGTGCAAAACCTTCTCTTCACATGGCGCCGTATTATTGGTTGGATGCTCAACGGAGTTTGCAGTGCAgtaatcattttcttcttctgcAAAGAGGCACTAAGTCTACCAGCATTCAAGAAAAACGGGAAGATAGCCGAGTACCAAATTTTTGGAGCAACAATGTATACGTGCGTCGTTTGGGTCGTAAATTGCCAAATGGCTTTAGCTATAAGTTACTTCACTTTAATCCAGCATATAACTATCTGGGGTGGAATCGCATTGTGGTACCTTTTCCTCTTGGCTTACGGTGCCATACCTCCCAGTATCTCCACTACCGCGTATAAAGTCTTTGTTGAATCTCTTGCACCTACGCCTTCTTTCTATGTGGTCACACTCTTTGTGGTTATATCGACTTTAATTCCTTATTATTCGTACAATGCGATTCAGATGAGATTTTTCCCTATGTTCCATGGAATGATACAGTGGATTAGGCATGAGGGTCATTCTGATGACCCCGAATTCTGCGATATGGTGAGACAGAGGTCGATTAGACCAACTACAGTTGGTTTCACTGCACGTTCGTTGGCAAGAACGAATCCATTAGAAGATAGAAATCAGAAGCAGAGGTAG